A genomic stretch from uncultured Pseudodesulfovibrio sp. includes:
- a CDS encoding AzlC family ABC transporter permease, whose product MTRKTLREKLIMTIDAVAGEQTDSPLMSAIKQVAPIVMGYAPVGAAYGVLAHQAGLSMLNTVLMSILVYAGSAQLIAVGMFAVGMPPLSIIATTFVVNLRHLLMSASLAPNLKTWKKWELALFAYEVTDESFAVHSVRFARGDLNKATCFGINCIAQVSWILASWVGFVAGASIPDVEPLGIDYALPAMFIALLIMQTKNKMHILVAGFSGLMAIILVQAGADQWSVILATVIGATFGAGVESWTKK is encoded by the coding sequence ATGACCCGAAAGACACTCAGAGAGAAACTCATAATGACTATTGATGCCGTTGCCGGAGAACAAACCGACTCCCCCTTGATGTCGGCCATCAAACAGGTTGCCCCTATTGTCATGGGATATGCGCCTGTCGGCGCTGCGTATGGTGTCTTGGCCCATCAGGCCGGACTGTCCATGCTCAACACAGTGCTTATGTCCATTTTGGTCTATGCCGGTTCTGCCCAATTGATAGCGGTGGGTATGTTCGCCGTCGGGATGCCGCCTCTTTCCATCATTGCCACAACGTTTGTAGTCAATCTGCGCCATCTGCTCATGAGCGCATCGCTCGCCCCGAATCTCAAGACCTGGAAGAAGTGGGAATTGGCGCTTTTCGCCTATGAAGTCACGGACGAATCTTTTGCCGTACATTCGGTGCGATTCGCACGCGGTGATCTGAACAAAGCCACCTGTTTTGGTATTAATTGTATCGCGCAGGTGTCTTGGATTCTGGCTTCCTGGGTTGGGTTTGTGGCCGGGGCATCCATACCTGACGTGGAGCCGCTGGGCATAGATTACGCCTTGCCTGCCATGTTCATCGCCCTGCTGATAATGCAGACCAAAAACAAGATGCATATACTGGTGGCCGGGTTTTCCGGTTTGATGGCTATTATTCTTGTCCAGGCCGGCGCTGACCAGTGGAGCGTGATTTTGGCGACGGTTATCGGTGCAACCTTTGGTGCGGGAGTGGAATCATGGACCAAAAAGTAG
- a CDS encoding AMP-binding protein: MSDQVTTLKELLDSSVEKHSERVALSFVDGEAITYAQYGERVHDLQTVFRDLSIKPGDKIAILSENMPNWAIAYYAITTMGAIAVPILQEFHPSAIHHILRHSESKMVVASRRYIHKVEEESFAALKYTIVMDDFSIENEEGEVTPYKDALETARERVEHFSEAARERMEKFSKAARHKMSDSTKEKMDKLSDSARELGESAKEMGDSALERVEKLSETALERVEKMGGSAWERLERLTGTARNFIDRRTGKVFELTEDHVAAILYTSGTTGHSKGVVLTHKNLVSNCINGVKTIPIHETDRFLSVLPMSHTYECSLGVIIPVYCGSSVYYLQKPPTPTTLLPAMQKIKPTVMNVVPLIIEKVYKKRIKPKLTGSGVTRGLMKLGLTRRKISQVAGKKLIDAFGGELRCMCIGGAPLSPEVEDFLTDAGFPYAIGYGMTEASPLLAGTDPAHQRPRAIGPAIHNVKLMIEDPDPVTGEGEILAKGPNIMREYYKAPVDTQEVFTEDGWFRTGDLGKFEDGYLYIKGRLKNMILGPSGENIYPEEIESFINSCDHVSESMVYEVDGKVVARIHLNHESLDETFGVNKLIESEVRVKVLKLLEDIRKEVNSKVSTFARLNRVIEQMEPFEKTPTQKIKRFIYLDR; the protein is encoded by the coding sequence GTGAGCGATCAAGTTACAACATTGAAGGAACTTCTGGATTCGTCTGTCGAGAAGCATTCCGAGAGAGTGGCATTGAGTTTCGTTGATGGCGAAGCCATTACATATGCACAATATGGCGAGCGTGTGCACGATTTGCAGACGGTGTTCCGGGATTTGAGCATCAAGCCGGGGGACAAGATCGCAATTCTCAGCGAAAACATGCCCAACTGGGCTATCGCATATTATGCCATCACGACCATGGGAGCCATCGCGGTTCCTATCCTGCAGGAATTTCATCCCAGCGCAATACATCACATCCTGCGCCACTCGGAATCAAAAATGGTGGTGGCGTCCCGACGATATATCCATAAAGTTGAAGAAGAGAGTTTTGCCGCTCTCAAGTACACCATAGTTATGGATGATTTTTCCATCGAGAACGAAGAAGGTGAAGTCACTCCGTATAAAGACGCACTGGAAACGGCCAGAGAGCGTGTTGAGCACTTCAGTGAAGCGGCTCGAGAACGTATGGAGAAGTTCAGTAAGGCTGCACGGCACAAGATGAGCGATTCCACCAAAGAAAAGATGGACAAGCTCAGTGATTCGGCCAGAGAGCTCGGCGAGTCGGCAAAAGAAATGGGTGATTCAGCCCTGGAGCGCGTTGAGAAATTGAGTGAAACCGCCCTTGAACGTGTGGAAAAAATGGGTGGCTCGGCTTGGGAACGTTTGGAAAGACTCACGGGGACTGCCAGGAATTTCATTGATCGCAGAACCGGCAAGGTCTTCGAGTTGACCGAGGACCACGTGGCGGCAATCCTCTACACTTCAGGCACAACTGGGCATTCCAAGGGCGTTGTCCTCACGCACAAGAATTTGGTGAGCAACTGTATTAACGGCGTCAAGACCATCCCCATTCACGAAACCGACCGTTTCCTGTCGGTCCTGCCCATGTCCCATACCTATGAATGCTCCTTGGGAGTGATTATCCCGGTATATTGCGGTAGCTCAGTATATTACCTCCAGAAGCCGCCCACTCCGACGACATTGCTTCCAGCCATGCAGAAGATCAAACCCACGGTCATGAACGTGGTCCCGTTGATCATAGAAAAAGTTTACAAAAAGCGTATCAAACCAAAGTTGACAGGATCGGGTGTGACGCGTGGCCTGATGAAGCTCGGTCTTACGCGTCGAAAAATATCACAGGTTGCAGGCAAGAAGCTCATAGACGCTTTTGGCGGAGAACTGCGGTGCATGTGCATTGGCGGCGCACCGTTGTCTCCCGAGGTTGAAGACTTCCTGACCGATGCGGGTTTTCCTTATGCTATCGGGTACGGAATGACTGAAGCCAGTCCGTTGCTGGCAGGGACTGACCCGGCTCATCAGCGTCCGAGAGCAATAGGTCCGGCTATTCATAATGTGAAGCTCATGATTGAAGATCCCGATCCAGTGACTGGTGAGGGTGAGATCTTGGCAAAAGGTCCGAACATCATGCGTGAATACTACAAGGCTCCAGTTGATACGCAGGAAGTTTTCACAGAAGACGGGTGGTTCAGAACCGGCGACCTCGGCAAGTTCGAGGATGGCTATCTGTATATCAAGGGGCGCCTCAAAAATATGATCCTTGGCCCCAGTGGGGAAAATATTTATCCAGAAGAGATAGAATCCTTCATCAATAGTTGCGATCATGTGTCGGAGTCCATGGTATATGAAGTGGACGGTAAAGTTGTCGCCAGGATTCATCTGAATCATGAATCGCTCGATGAGACGTTTGGCGTGAACAAGTTGATCGAGTCCGAAGTTCGGGTCAAGGTGCTGAAGCTGCTCGAAGATATCCGCAAGGAAGTGAATTCCAAAGTTTCCACTTTTGCTCGTCTGAATAGGGTTATCGAACAGATGGAACCTTTTGAAAAGACGCCCACCCAGAAGATCAAGCGATTCATTTATCTTGATCGCTAG
- a CDS encoding response regulator — translation MPFNEKKPTAVFSKHPRSILIAEDSESNAMLFSLYFKGSPYTLDFASNGQLALEKFKSTPYDLVLMDILMPIMDGWQTTRAIRSFEAEKGLPPSPIVAVTANAFEEDRQKSLEAGCTDFLPKPIRKKALLNCVARLTHG, via the coding sequence ATGCCATTCAATGAAAAAAAACCGACAGCCGTCTTTTCCAAACATCCTAGGTCAATCCTGATCGCCGAGGATTCCGAAAGCAATGCCATGCTTTTTTCTCTATACTTCAAAGGCTCTCCATACACTCTGGATTTTGCAAGCAATGGTCAGTTGGCATTGGAAAAGTTCAAATCAACCCCCTACGACCTTGTACTCATGGACATTCTCATGCCGATCATGGACGGTTGGCAGACCACCCGGGCCATCCGTTCTTTTGAAGCGGAAAAAGGATTGCCCCCCTCTCCGATTGTTGCTGTCACCGCCAACGCCTTTGAAGAAGACAGACAGAAATCTCTTGAGGCTGGCTGCACGGACTTTCTGCCCAAGCCAATCAGGAAAAAAGCGCTGCTCAACTGTGTGGCTCGCCTGACACACGGATAG
- a CDS encoding aspartate/glutamate racemase family protein: protein MKTIGLLGGMSWESTVGYYQVMNEELNARLGGLHSAKIIMHSVDFEPLRQQMLDCDWDTIGEHLASVARILEQGGADMIVIGTNTMHKVAPQIQAAVSVPVIHIVDATGEEARAAGFFKVGLLGTIFTMEDGFYADRLREQGVDVVVPSAEDRKIVDRVVFNELCKGVLNGDSRSEYLRIIEDMVEHGAQAVILGCTEIGLLVRPGDTAVPMLDTCRIHALKAVDTALT, encoded by the coding sequence ATGAAAACTATCGGTCTGCTTGGTGGGATGAGTTGGGAATCCACAGTCGGGTATTATCAGGTCATGAATGAAGAACTGAACGCTCGTCTCGGCGGGCTGCACTCGGCTAAAATCATTATGCACAGTGTTGATTTCGAACCGTTGCGCCAACAGATGCTGGACTGTGATTGGGACACAATAGGCGAGCATCTGGCTAGTGTAGCACGGATACTGGAGCAGGGTGGGGCTGACATGATCGTTATCGGTACGAACACCATGCACAAAGTTGCTCCGCAGATTCAGGCGGCTGTGTCTGTTCCGGTCATACATATTGTTGATGCCACGGGTGAAGAGGCGCGGGCAGCCGGTTTTTTTAAAGTTGGTCTGCTCGGCACCATCTTCACCATGGAAGATGGATTTTACGCTGATCGGCTGCGAGAGCAGGGAGTTGACGTCGTTGTCCCTTCCGCCGAGGACCGAAAAATAGTGGACCGGGTGGTTTTCAACGAGTTGTGCAAGGGCGTGCTGAATGGAGACTCTCGAAGCGAGTACCTTCGCATCATAGAAGATATGGTGGAACACGGTGCGCAGGCTGTCATTCTTGGCTGCACTGAGATTGGTTTGCTGGTTCGACCCGGTGATACGGCCGTTCCCATGCTGGATACCTGCAGGATTCATGCGCTCAAAGCCGTGGATACAGCGCTGACCTAG
- the hgcB gene encoding mercury methylation ferredoxin HgcB, with the protein MKDFRYINGVSTLTIDNDACIGCGMCTNVCPHRVLTVHDRKAVILDFDGCMECGACAQNCPVEAVTVTPGVGCASLIITTWLHELTGRKIKSGCC; encoded by the coding sequence ATGAAAGATTTTCGTTATATTAACGGTGTATCGACGCTCACAATTGATAATGACGCCTGCATCGGGTGCGGCATGTGCACGAATGTCTGTCCCCATCGCGTCCTCACCGTTCACGACAGAAAAGCGGTCATCCTCGATTTCGACGGCTGCATGGAATGCGGAGCCTGCGCGCAGAACTGTCCGGTGGAAGCTGTCACTGTCACACCGGGCGTTGGATGCGCTTCACTCATTATCACCACATGGCTTCATGAATTGACCGGCAGAAAGATCAAATCCGGCTGTTGTTAA
- a CDS encoding rhodanese-like domain-containing protein, whose translation MKTKTIVPIIICIAAAFLLYMNLNVSVPEGYVDLDAVAAQSQLAQSSDVQIIDVRTPAEFLGGHIEGARNIDFYGKDFEGELKELDRNAQYFIYCRTGNRSSSALKLMHRLGFTKVWHLHRGIVDWKGSGLPLVK comes from the coding sequence ATGAAAACCAAGACTATTGTTCCCATAATCATTTGTATTGCCGCGGCCTTTTTATTGTATATGAACCTCAATGTTTCCGTGCCGGAAGGGTATGTGGATCTTGACGCTGTCGCCGCTCAGTCGCAGCTTGCCCAGTCTTCTGATGTGCAGATCATTGATGTTCGTACTCCGGCAGAGTTCTTGGGTGGGCATATAGAAGGCGCGAGGAATATTGATTTTTATGGAAAGGACTTTGAGGGGGAATTGAAAGAGCTGGATCGAAACGCGCAGTATTTTATCTATTGCAGGACCGGGAATCGAAGCTCTTCAGCCTTGAAGTTGATGCACCGCCTTGGGTTTACCAAGGTCTGGCATCTGCATAGGGGAATTGTGGACTGGAAGGGGAGCGGATTGCCGTTGGTGAAATAG
- a CDS encoding peptidylprolyl isomerase: MKITLKALFAFALFSLLTLSAAQAADLENTVYLDLKDGRVVIELRPDLAPQHVDRIKELTRMKFYDGIVFHRVISGFMAQTGDPTGTGRGGSGENLPAEFTDAPFERGTVGMARAQSPDSADSQFFICFAPAPFLNGQYTVFGQVTSGMDLVDKIKKGAGRSGAVQDPDAIVRMQIAADVQ; this comes from the coding sequence ATGAAAATCACTTTGAAGGCATTATTTGCATTTGCCCTGTTTTCCCTGCTCACCCTGTCCGCTGCACAAGCGGCTGACTTGGAAAACACAGTATATCTTGACCTCAAAGATGGTCGAGTCGTCATTGAATTGCGCCCCGATCTCGCGCCACAGCATGTGGACCGCATCAAGGAACTGACCCGAATGAAATTCTATGACGGCATTGTCTTCCATCGCGTCATTTCAGGCTTCATGGCTCAGACCGGCGATCCCACAGGCACAGGCAGGGGCGGTTCCGGCGAAAATCTGCCTGCGGAATTCACTGACGCTCCTTTTGAACGGGGCACTGTCGGCATGGCCCGCGCACAAAGCCCGGACAGTGCAGACAGCCAGTTCTTCATCTGCTTTGCACCCGCTCCATTCCTCAACGGTCAGTATACGGTTTTCGGACAGGTCACGAGCGGAATGGACCTTGTAGACAAGATCAAGAAAGGTGCTGGCCGCAGCGGCGCAGTTCAAGACCCGGACGCCATTGTCCGCATGCAGATTGCTGCTGACGTTCAATAA
- the hgcA gene encoding mercury methylation corrinoid protein HgcA, giving the protein MSPNDSLKLEPLGMMAPECPPQTDSDQPCUGPKPDPRAGVFEKPGYAMEPYVDGFVKTPAGDVPRIRTTLSARDHLGTIGARTGTIRSNYRVVPGLYCVGTPTADSPVLVTANYKLSFDALRKELDNLDAWILVADTRGINVWCAAGKGLFSTEEIICSVVSARLPEIVAHRELILPQLGATGVAAHKVKKGCGFSVSYGPVYAKDLPRFIEAGNKADDTMRTVTFSLKERAELIPVEIFLLGKPLVIILLAGFILSGFGPNIFSLSAVWTRGVAAATATLFGILTGCFIVPLFLNQLPWRQFWPKGALAGLAGGLVCTLIFSGSLHWLSLTALVVWTTTVSAYLAMNFTGSTPFTSPSGVEAEMRRGIPIQAGMALAGITMWLISPFLS; this is encoded by the coding sequence ATGTCCCCCAATGATTCACTCAAGCTTGAACCTCTCGGCATGATGGCGCCCGAATGTCCTCCCCAGACGGACAGCGATCAGCCCTGTTGAGGACCCAAGCCCGACCCCCGTGCAGGGGTCTTCGAAAAACCCGGCTATGCCATGGAACCCTATGTGGACGGTTTCGTGAAAACTCCGGCAGGCGATGTTCCACGAATACGAACAACCCTGTCGGCAAGAGACCATCTCGGGACCATCGGTGCCCGGACCGGCACCATCAGAAGCAACTACCGGGTCGTACCCGGCCTCTATTGCGTCGGCACCCCCACTGCCGACTCCCCTGTATTGGTCACAGCCAACTACAAACTCTCCTTTGACGCGCTCCGAAAGGAACTGGACAACCTCGACGCGTGGATTCTCGTGGCGGACACTCGCGGCATCAACGTCTGGTGCGCCGCAGGAAAAGGGCTCTTCTCCACCGAAGAAATCATATGCAGCGTCGTCTCTGCCCGACTGCCGGAGATAGTTGCTCACAGGGAATTGATTCTCCCTCAACTCGGCGCCACCGGGGTTGCCGCGCACAAGGTCAAAAAGGGCTGCGGTTTTTCGGTAAGTTACGGTCCGGTCTACGCAAAGGATCTCCCGCGTTTCATTGAAGCGGGGAACAAGGCTGACGACACGATGCGCACGGTCACGTTTTCTCTCAAGGAACGGGCGGAACTCATACCCGTGGAAATTTTCCTTTTGGGCAAACCGCTAGTGATCATCCTTCTGGCCGGTTTTATCCTGTCTGGATTCGGCCCGAATATTTTTTCTCTGTCTGCGGTGTGGACCCGAGGAGTGGCAGCCGCTACGGCAACGCTGTTCGGCATCCTGACCGGCTGTTTCATCGTTCCGCTCTTTCTGAATCAACTCCCGTGGAGGCAGTTTTGGCCCAAGGGAGCTCTCGCAGGACTGGCTGGCGGCTTGGTCTGCACACTGATCTTTTCCGGATCATTACACTGGCTGTCCCTCACGGCGCTTGTCGTATGGACCACGACTGTATCGGCCTATCTGGCAATGAACTTCACCGGCTCAACCCCTTTCACATCACCCTCGGGGGTTGAAGCGGAGATGCGACGGGGCATTCCCATACAGGCAGGCATGGCACTGGCGGGTATTACCATGTGGCTGATTTCTCCATTCTTATCATAA
- a CDS encoding PLP-dependent aminotransferase family protein — translation METYRYQAVEKHIMSMIESGVLGLSDRLPSLRSLSSNIGVSISTVNQAYLELERKGVIESRPRSGFFVRRESSRLPLTEKKTSPMDRPRPVTRIGLIQTVLESVGSEGAVSLAVVAPGRELLPLKELGRITAAIVRDEPGRAMDYAPIPGDPRLIHQIAYRSMEHGIPVTPDDPIITAGCLEALYIALRSVCRRGDTVLIQSPTYYCFLQLLETLGLRAIEVPSCPQNGVLPEALHHALNTFDISACVLAPNFNNPDSSLTSDARKKEIVATLAARNIPLIEDDVSTDLHFDPKRPGTFKQFDTKGLVLLCSSFSKTIAPGYRVGWMLPGRFRQKALEIKATTNVSCATLSQMAIAEYLRQGRMERHLKKLRTSLEKQMDTMQMHLEQHFPKGTRVTHPTGGAVLWLELPHTINAVELFFQARNNGVGIAPGAVFTTQDKFSNYIRLSYGIPWTNDVQTGIETLGTLANQMNQE, via the coding sequence ATGGAAACATACCGATACCAAGCCGTTGAAAAGCATATCATGTCGATGATCGAATCCGGTGTACTCGGGTTGAGCGACAGGCTTCCTTCCCTGCGTTCACTGAGCAGCAACATCGGCGTATCCATTTCGACCGTGAATCAGGCGTATCTTGAACTGGAACGCAAGGGAGTCATCGAATCCCGACCCCGTTCCGGCTTCTTTGTTCGTCGAGAGTCCTCCCGACTACCCCTTACAGAGAAAAAGACATCGCCCATGGACCGCCCCCGCCCGGTGACGCGCATAGGCCTGATACAAACAGTATTGGAATCCGTTGGGAGCGAAGGCGCAGTTTCTCTGGCCGTTGTGGCCCCTGGCCGTGAACTGCTCCCTCTCAAGGAACTTGGACGTATCACTGCCGCCATAGTCCGCGACGAGCCAGGACGTGCAATGGACTATGCCCCCATCCCCGGCGACCCACGCCTTATTCACCAGATCGCCTACCGCTCAATGGAGCATGGCATTCCCGTTACACCGGACGATCCGATCATCACAGCCGGATGTCTGGAAGCACTCTACATTGCATTACGTTCGGTGTGTCGTCGAGGTGACACGGTCCTTATCCAGTCCCCCACCTATTATTGTTTTCTCCAACTGCTTGAAACACTCGGACTTCGCGCTATCGAAGTTCCCTCTTGCCCCCAGAACGGTGTTTTGCCTGAAGCCTTGCATCATGCCCTGAACACATTTGATATTTCTGCCTGTGTACTTGCGCCTAATTTCAACAATCCCGATTCCAGTTTGACTTCAGATGCACGGAAAAAGGAAATCGTAGCCACCCTCGCCGCCCGCAACATCCCGTTGATCGAAGATGATGTTTCAACAGATCTCCATTTCGACCCCAAACGCCCCGGCACCTTCAAGCAATTTGATACAAAGGGGCTGGTTCTGCTGTGTTCATCCTTTTCCAAAACCATAGCCCCAGGCTATCGGGTCGGTTGGATGCTCCCGGGACGTTTCCGACAAAAAGCGCTGGAGATCAAAGCAACGACAAATGTCTCGTGCGCCACACTCTCACAGATGGCCATTGCCGAATATCTTCGTCAGGGAAGAATGGAAAGGCACCTGAAAAAGCTCAGGACATCTCTGGAAAAACAGATGGACACCATGCAGATGCACCTTGAACAGCACTTTCCGAAAGGCACCCGAGTCACGCACCCCACAGGCGGTGCAGTACTGTGGTTGGAACTTCCTCATACCATCAATGCCGTGGAACTGTTTTTTCAGGCACGCAACAACGGTGTGGGCATCGCTCCCGGCGCTGTGTTCACCACCCAGGACAAATTTTCCAATTATATCCGTCTTAGTTACGGCATTCCATGGACTAATGATGTGCAGACCGGAATCGAAACACTGGGCACCTTGGCGAACCAGATGAATCAGGAATAA
- a CDS encoding response regulator yields the protein MARILIAEDDRISQKLAVRIVEELGHTALVSPHGKHAYETLMNNDVDMLLTDIMMPEMDGQQLIKTLRGDQKFADLPIVIMSAVVGINDISNLLKLGATLFLAKPLNREELQSYISRCLAGKACS from the coding sequence ATGGCCAGAATACTCATTGCCGAAGACGATAGAATTTCCCAAAAACTTGCTGTCAGAATCGTGGAAGAATTGGGACACACCGCCCTTGTCAGTCCGCATGGCAAACACGCATATGAGACACTCATGAACAACGATGTCGACATGCTCCTGACCGACATCATGATGCCGGAAATGGATGGGCAGCAGCTTATCAAGACACTGCGCGGCGACCAGAAATTCGCCGATCTCCCCATTGTCATCATGTCCGCCGTTGTCGGAATCAACGACATCTCCAATCTTCTCAAGCTTGGAGCAACACTGTTTCTTGCAAAGCCCCTCAACAGAGAAGAACTTCAATCATATATTTCTCGATGTCTTGCAGGAAAAGCCTGCTCCTAA
- the rarD gene encoding EamA family transporter RarD: MPNLDSKQRTYGFFAAFTAFLMWGLLPIYWKSLIVVNPFEILCHRIIWSLVFIAIILTILKGWKETFASMRSPRDIGILILSSLMIGGNWLLYIWAVNTNHVLETSLGYYINPLVTMLLGFIFYRERMKPLQIVAIGLATLGVINSIFSYGELPWISLTLAISFAFYGLLRKVASVESLPGLFLETMVLAPLALGYLVKLQLNGTSALFTVSPTIDLLLIGAGAATATPLIGFAFGARRLRLSTLGILQYVAPSIAFLLGVFVYKEPFTASHLVTFALIWSGLAVYTGESIWTLRQHRRQTRKQ; this comes from the coding sequence ATGCCGAACCTCGATTCCAAGCAAAGAACATACGGTTTCTTTGCAGCTTTCACAGCCTTTCTCATGTGGGGACTGCTGCCCATATACTGGAAGTCGCTCATTGTAGTGAATCCGTTTGAAATCCTCTGCCATCGCATCATCTGGTCACTGGTCTTCATCGCCATCATCCTGACCATTCTCAAGGGATGGAAGGAAACCTTTGCCTCCATGCGCTCCCCCAGGGATATCGGCATACTCATCCTGAGCAGCCTTATGATCGGCGGCAACTGGCTGCTCTACATATGGGCAGTGAACACCAACCATGTTCTGGAAACCAGTCTTGGCTATTACATCAACCCACTCGTCACCATGCTGCTGGGCTTCATTTTCTACCGCGAACGAATGAAACCGTTGCAGATCGTCGCCATCGGGCTTGCAACCCTTGGCGTCATCAACTCCATATTCAGTTACGGTGAGCTTCCCTGGATATCCCTGACCCTTGCAATTTCCTTTGCCTTCTATGGCCTGCTTCGAAAGGTCGCCTCAGTCGAATCTCTGCCCGGACTTTTTCTGGAAACCATGGTTCTTGCACCCCTTGCACTGGGCTATCTGGTTAAACTGCAACTGAATGGTACGTCCGCTCTGTTCACTGTCAGCCCAACCATCGACCTGTTGCTGATCGGAGCCGGGGCCGCCACGGCGACACCGCTCATTGGCTTTGCTTTCGGCGCACGTCGCCTGCGCCTGTCTACGCTTGGCATTCTGCAATACGTCGCGCCTTCCATCGCTTTTCTCCTCGGTGTTTTTGTCTACAAGGAACCGTTCACCGCAAGTCATCTGGTAACCTTCGCGCTGATATGGTCAGGCCTTGCCGTATACACAGGTGAATCCATCTGGACCTTGCGTCAACACCGGCGACAGACCCGAAAGCAATAG
- a CDS encoding AzlD domain-containing protein — MDQKVVFLTFLGMLAVTYIPRALPLLALASRTLPDPVVRWLSYVPVAVLSAMLFPSLLLKDASFNFEPDNYYLWAAIPAFILAWRTRSFFGTVALGMALVAGARYLFG; from the coding sequence ATGGACCAAAAAGTAGTTTTTCTGACTTTTCTCGGCATGCTGGCTGTAACATATATTCCGCGTGCACTGCCTCTGCTGGCTCTGGCTTCTCGAACGCTTCCCGACCCTGTGGTTCGCTGGCTCTCTTACGTCCCTGTGGCGGTGTTGTCGGCCATGCTGTTCCCGTCCTTGTTGCTCAAGGATGCGAGTTTTAATTTTGAACCGGATAACTATTACCTCTGGGCAGCTATTCCCGCATTTATTCTGGCGTGGCGCACCCGAAGCTTCTTTGGCACCGTAGCTCTTGGCATGGCTCTGGTGGCCGGTGCTCGATATCTTTTCGGATAG
- a CDS encoding glycosyltransferase, producing the protein MQSICLGPTAPMRILITHNNFPAQFRHIAEYLGRSGEHQIIFATKTPRNDWNIPGVIKAIYSSPETTTKDTHILAQAFDEGVRHGHAMLDLCNKLKKGGFTPDVILGHSGWGQTMFLRDVFPDTPFIGYFEWYYSANSAEVLFDDTEISLAQKAMLRTRNAPILQDLASCCAGITPTAWQHTQFPIEFQSKLLQAHDGIDTRYFAPASNGKLDISTLSLPNADLSGAEELVTYSARGMEPYRGFPQFYEALPAILEARPKCHILIVGTDRTCYSPRLPKGQTYKQIMQEKVKVDESRVHFTGLLPYGKYKQVLQASTVHVYLTWPFVLSWSLLEAMSCGCLVVASDTEPVREVISHEKNGLFTDFHSSEKIAISTVNALAKQEELVELRRNARNTVLERYCLSKCLPVHLDLLNQTAQKGSDRFTTPNPTTEKT; encoded by the coding sequence ATGCAGAGTATCTGTCTCGGTCCTACTGCACCTATGCGAATACTCATAACCCACAACAATTTCCCGGCACAGTTCAGACATATAGCTGAATACCTTGGTCGTTCAGGAGAACACCAGATCATCTTCGCTACCAAGACTCCTCGCAATGACTGGAACATCCCGGGGGTAATCAAAGCCATCTATTCCTCGCCGGAAACAACCACCAAAGACACCCACATACTTGCTCAGGCGTTCGACGAAGGTGTCCGCCATGGCCACGCCATGCTCGACCTCTGCAATAAGCTGAAAAAAGGGGGCTTTACTCCCGACGTCATTCTGGGCCACTCAGGATGGGGGCAGACCATGTTTTTACGGGACGTTTTTCCCGACACGCCCTTTATCGGCTACTTTGAATGGTATTACAGCGCAAACAGCGCGGAAGTCCTTTTTGACGATACAGAAATATCTCTAGCGCAAAAAGCCATGCTCAGAACGCGTAACGCGCCCATTCTGCAAGACCTGGCATCCTGTTGCGCAGGCATAACTCCCACAGCTTGGCAGCACACACAATTTCCCATTGAGTTTCAGTCCAAATTGCTCCAGGCTCATGACGGCATCGACACCCGCTATTTTGCACCCGCATCAAACGGGAAACTCGATATATCCACTCTGTCCCTTCCGAACGCCGACCTGAGCGGTGCAGAAGAACTGGTTACTTACAGCGCCCGGGGGATGGAACCTTATCGTGGTTTTCCTCAATTTTACGAGGCTCTTCCGGCTATTCTTGAAGCTCGTCCAAAATGCCACATACTCATCGTGGGCACGGATCGAACCTGTTACAGTCCTCGACTCCCGAAAGGGCAAACATACAAGCAAATCATGCAGGAAAAAGTGAAGGTCGACGAAAGTCGCGTTCATTTTACCGGACTCCTGCCATACGGTAAATATAAGCAGGTACTTCAGGCTTCCACAGTTCATGTGTATCTGACTTGGCCCTTTGTACTGTCATGGTCACTGCTTGAAGCCATGTCCTGCGGCTGTCTGGTCGTAGCATCGGACACGGAACCGGTCCGCGAAGTCATCAGTCACGAAAAAAACGGACTTTTCACAGACTTCCATTCCTCAGAAAAAATCGCTATCTCCACAGTTAACGCTCTTGCCAAACAGGAAGAACTCGTCGAACTCAGACGGAATGCGCGAAACACTGTTCTCGAAAGATATTGCCTGAGCAAATGTCTCCCGGTTCATCTCGATCTTCTGAATCAAACAGCTCAGAAGGGATCGGATCGTTTCACAACCCCTAACCCGACAACGGAAAAAACATGA